The sequence below is a genomic window from Syntrophales bacterium.
AGCCGCACTTACAGGATCGTCTGACATTAGTATCGGTCTCCCAACGACAATAAAATCGGCCCCCCTTCTTATGGCTTCTCCGGGAGTTAATATTCTCTTCTGATCGTCCCCCGCTACCTTCATACTTCCCCTGATACCGGGCGTCACTATTATGAAATCTTCTCCGCATATCTTTCTTATAGAAACTACATCACGGGCAGACGCTACAACCCCGGAAACACCGGCATCACGGGCAATTCTTGCCAGGTTTGGAACAATCTCTTCTGCCGTCTCGCTGAACCCTAACATCTCAAGATCGTCATCGTTCAGACTGGTTAAAACGGTTACAGCAAGGATACATGGCATGGAAGCACCGGACTTCTCCACCATTTTCTCAACTGCAATGACCGTTTCCTCCATCATCTTTTTTCCACCGAGTGCATGCAGGTTAAACATGGAAACACCCAGTTTCACCGCTGCCTCGGCAGCTCTGGCAACGGTGTTCGGAATGTCATGAAACTTCAGGTCGAGAAAAACCTTTCCTCCCATCTCCTGTATCTTTAAAACAAGTTCCGGACCGAAACGGGTGTAGGACTCTTTGCCGACCTTAAATACTCCCACATGATCTTTAAGGAGTTCAACCCATTCCAATGCCCTGTTAATGTCCTCTCCAATATCAAGAGCGAATATTAACCTTTCCCTCGCATTATTGTTCAATCTGTTTTTCATTTTCGGGCGGTTTCACTTCTACTTTCTTCCTGTCAATAAATTCAGGATGCGCCAACATGACCTTTCCGGCAGCAATCTCCCTGAGGGCACCCACTATTTCCCTGTTGCCCCTAATGTCACAAAGAGGCTTAGAACCTTTAAGCAACTGTTTTGCCCTTTTGGCTGCCAGCAGCACGAGGGCAAATCTATTTTTTGTTTTTTGCAATGCATCTTCAACGGTAATTCTTGCCATATTTACTACCTCCAATAAATAAGTTTCGGGTTTTGAGCTAAGGGTTTAAAGTTTCGTAATATTTTAGTTATCCGAAGTCCCCTTCAACCCTCTTTAGTAAAGAGGGGAACAGAGAAATTTGTTGAACAGCAGGCCAAAGCTCTGTGCTACGTCAACACGGACAAACAAGTTTGTCCATACCACCCAACAATATCTCTTTGTGCCTCTGTGCCTTTGGCGCTTTATGCCTTATAACTACTCATACCTGAGTAGTTATAAGAAATCTTTTATTACTTCTGTCAATCGTTCCCTTCTGCTCTTTTCCGCCACATATATTGACCTTAAATTATCAATGGCGGATTTTAGGCT
It includes:
- the pyrF gene encoding orotidine-5'-phosphate decarboxylase; translated protein: MKNRLNNNARERLIFALDIGEDINRALEWVELLKDHVGVFKVGKESYTRFGPELVLKIQEMGGKVFLDLKFHDIPNTVARAAEAAVKLGVSMFNLHALGGKKMMEETVIAVEKMVEKSGASMPCILAVTVLTSLNDDDLEMLGFSETAEEIVPNLARIARDAGVSGVVASARDVVSIRKICGEDFIIVTPGIRGSMKVAGDDQKRILTPGEAIRRGADFIVVGRPILMSDDPVSAADEICKEISEGLEQVRGQRSGVRSQNK
- the rpoZ gene encoding DNA-directed RNA polymerase subunit omega, which gives rise to MARITVEDALQKTKNRFALVLLAAKRAKQLLKGSKPLCDIRGNREIVGALREIAAGKVMLAHPEFIDRKKVEVKPPENEKQIEQ